The proteins below are encoded in one region of Sphingobacterium sp. R2:
- a CDS encoding SusC/RagA family TonB-linked outer membrane protein, with the protein MKNLFIIILCCFSTVCWGQYLKGRVVALPDSTGIEDVTIDVLSSSFKSRSVKDGMFQVTVPRGIYMIRFSKIGFQAIEIQWFTESDKNEILIALKPAVNQLGTVDVLSTGYYTVPRERATGSFDFIDKKLLNRSVGANLIDRLEGVTNGLYFDKRQSSGTDKESKLSLRLRGVSSLTAGNEPLIVLDGFPYGGYIDQINPNDVEHISVLKDAAAASIWGAQAGNGVIVITTKNGGRKNKSQIDFNFNTTVFAKPDLTYNPSFLESGQYIALETSFFNNGFYDAAEKNAAKPLLSDAVLLLFKQKRNQITPDELSAQLDRMSQRDIRQDVGKYLFRRMVNDQYNLSIKGGGDRNFYYLSGGYDKSRKFTTGVTADRITLLSNLGIDLTSKIELKLNWAFNKLINVNNGVDYDRTIQRLPYGQLVDDQGEPAIIPNGYNMDYINEWNASGRLDWSYKPLLEKDQYDRRGNQMQIRINPILTYRLNSFLSVIANYQYLNDQNKDRLLRRTDSYYVRNLTNRFTQVDGTQLFPYGGVLREDRDEDISHTARLQVNMSKNWGDHDLVALAGHELRQVRRLGSTKEIYGFDDDVYVSQGRLDYLTRYKTNPSGTAQITEPANGVSDQVDRYVSYFANANYSFRGRYNVSGSVRWDASNLFGVKSNQKGTPLWSGGFSWRMDEEPILQHLRLPLIRWRLTYGVNGNVNKQASAYPIASYNTDLLTGLPNAQIRTYPNPQLRWERVEIFNAALELGQRSNRISGTLEYYRKNSKDVLALTPPLDPTTGYNSMVLNSNYYVNYVHINGKGIDLTLNLRNPIGKGLLETNILLNMNKNKVTKYLTGQTTPINAYLTGTNFNPPVEGRSLDGIYSLPWYGLDGNTGSPLVKTDSELVIDKYADVINKMKLEDLVYHGLSVPPIYGSVRNTLSWKAWNLSANILWKGNYYYRRSSIDYGAFVSSGLAHRDVADRWQKAGDEVWTNVPSIPTKTVSNRDQYYNNAEILVERADHIRLKDISLSYDFKKLNLKGIGSIRLYAYANDLAIIWKKSKVDLDPEYPLAAILPSRSFSIGLNVNFK; encoded by the coding sequence ATGAAAAATCTATTCATTATTATACTCTGCTGCTTCTCAACTGTTTGTTGGGGGCAATATTTAAAGGGGCGTGTCGTTGCTCTGCCTGATAGCACAGGCATCGAAGATGTGACCATTGATGTGCTAAGTTCTTCTTTCAAGTCAAGATCCGTCAAAGATGGCATGTTTCAGGTGACTGTACCTCGAGGAATCTATATGATCCGCTTTTCAAAGATTGGGTTTCAAGCAATTGAAATACAGTGGTTTACTGAAAGTGATAAGAATGAAATACTTATTGCTCTTAAGCCCGCTGTAAATCAACTGGGGACGGTAGATGTGCTGTCGACAGGTTATTACACCGTCCCTAGAGAAAGGGCCACGGGTTCCTTTGATTTTATTGATAAAAAGCTGCTAAATAGATCGGTAGGGGCAAATCTAATTGATAGATTGGAAGGAGTGACAAATGGACTTTATTTTGACAAACGGCAATCCAGTGGTACGGATAAGGAATCTAAGCTATCATTGCGTCTCCGTGGTGTAAGCTCTTTGACCGCAGGTAATGAACCTCTGATCGTCTTGGATGGATTTCCATATGGAGGATATATTGATCAGATAAATCCCAATGATGTTGAGCATATCAGTGTCTTAAAGGATGCTGCTGCGGCAAGTATCTGGGGCGCGCAGGCAGGTAATGGTGTAATCGTCATTACGACAAAGAACGGTGGACGAAAAAATAAGTCACAAATTGATTTTAACTTCAATACCACTGTATTCGCCAAACCTGATCTAACATATAATCCTTCTTTTCTCGAATCAGGCCAATACATTGCGCTTGAAACATCTTTTTTCAATAATGGCTTCTATGATGCGGCAGAAAAAAATGCAGCGAAACCTTTACTTTCAGATGCGGTACTCTTGTTGTTCAAACAGAAACGAAACCAGATTACTCCTGATGAATTGTCCGCGCAGTTAGATAGGATGTCACAGCGTGATATCAGGCAGGATGTAGGAAAATATCTCTTTCGGAGGATGGTCAATGATCAATATAATCTTAGTATCAAAGGTGGTGGAGATCGAAATTTTTATTACCTATCAGGAGGCTATGATAAAAGTCGAAAATTCACGACCGGAGTAACAGCAGATCGTATTACATTGCTGTCTAATCTTGGTATCGATCTGACCAGTAAAATAGAACTTAAGCTCAATTGGGCATTTAATAAATTAATCAATGTAAACAATGGGGTGGATTATGATCGTACCATCCAGCGGCTGCCTTATGGGCAGCTGGTAGATGATCAGGGCGAGCCCGCCATAATACCCAACGGTTACAATATGGATTATATCAATGAATGGAATGCTAGTGGTCGGCTGGACTGGAGCTATAAACCCTTATTGGAAAAGGATCAGTATGACCGCAGGGGAAATCAGATGCAGATTCGTATCAATCCTATTCTGACCTACAGATTAAACAGCTTTTTATCGGTCATTGCAAACTATCAATATCTCAATGATCAGAACAAAGATAGGCTACTCCGAAGAACAGATAGCTACTATGTTCGTAATCTCACCAATCGTTTTACCCAGGTTGACGGTACGCAACTGTTTCCGTACGGAGGTGTTTTGCGTGAAGATAGGGATGAAGATATTAGCCACACTGCTCGACTACAGGTTAATATGAGTAAGAACTGGGGCGATCATGACCTGGTTGCTTTGGCAGGGCATGAACTGCGCCAGGTCCGGAGGCTCGGCAGTACCAAAGAGATTTATGGATTTGACGACGACGTATATGTGTCGCAGGGGAGATTGGACTATTTGACACGCTATAAAACCAATCCCTCGGGAACAGCCCAGATCACAGAGCCTGCAAACGGTGTCTCGGACCAGGTGGATCGTTATGTGTCTTACTTTGCGAATGCAAATTATTCGTTTCGAGGTCGATATAATGTTTCGGGAAGCGTGCGATGGGATGCATCTAACCTATTTGGTGTAAAATCTAATCAAAAAGGTACCCCGCTGTGGTCGGGAGGTTTTTCGTGGCGTATGGATGAAGAACCCATATTGCAGCATCTCCGCTTGCCCTTGATCCGATGGCGGCTGACATATGGCGTTAATGGAAATGTCAATAAACAGGCTTCAGCTTATCCAATTGCCTCGTACAATACCGACTTGCTAACAGGATTGCCTAATGCACAGATTCGGACTTATCCCAATCCGCAGTTACGCTGGGAACGTGTAGAAATTTTTAATGCGGCCTTGGAACTTGGACAACGTTCGAATAGGATTAGCGGAACGTTAGAATACTATCGTAAAAATAGCAAGGATGTACTGGCCTTGACACCACCTCTGGATCCGACTACAGGGTATAACTCCATGGTACTGAATAGTAACTATTATGTTAACTATGTGCATATCAATGGAAAGGGTATAGATCTTACGTTAAATCTTCGGAATCCAATCGGTAAAGGACTATTGGAAACGAATATCCTGCTGAATATGAATAAAAACAAGGTGACTAAATACCTAACAGGGCAGACAACACCCATAAATGCCTATTTGACGGGTACAAATTTTAATCCACCCGTGGAAGGTAGATCCTTGGATGGTATCTACAGTTTACCTTGGTATGGATTGGATGGTAACACGGGAAGCCCTCTGGTAAAAACAGATAGTGAGCTTGTTATTGATAAATATGCTGATGTGATAAATAAAATGAAGCTCGAAGATTTGGTCTATCATGGCCTTAGCGTCCCGCCGATATATGGTTCTGTCCGCAATACATTGAGTTGGAAGGCTTGGAACTTGAGTGCCAACATACTTTGGAAAGGTAACTATTATTATCGTCGAAGCTCTATTGACTATGGGGCATTTGTAAGCAGTGGTTTGGCGCATCGTGATGTTGCGGACCGCTGGCAAAAAGCAGGTGATGAGGTTTGGACAAATGTACCTTCAATACCAACCAAAACAGTGAGCAATAGAGATCAGTATTACAATAATGCAGAGATTTTGGTGGAGCGCGCAGATCATATACGCTTGAAGGATATTTCTCTTTCCTATGATTTTAAAAAGCTGAATCTTAAAGGTATTGGTAGCATACGCCTATATGCGTATGCGAATGATTTGGCTATTATCTGGAAAAAATCAAAGGTAGACCTCGATCCTGAATATCCTTTGGCGGCTATCTTACCCTCTCGGTCATTTTCAATTGGATTAAATGTAAATTTTAAATAG
- a CDS encoding DUF1016 N-terminal domain-containing protein, whose amino-acid sequence MIVKGADLKSDTSQSKDNAIRAVDHQRTLMYWHIGKRIFEEEQQGKDRADYGKYLTKYLAKALEPEFGSGFSRRQIELFRQFYRVFPIANALRSQLSWTQYRLLMRLDLDEQREFYMAETIKNNWTSRQLERQVFINLYERLLLSNDKESVLAVAKKEKMPSDAK is encoded by the coding sequence ATGATTGTGAAAGGAGCGGACTTAAAATCGGATACTTCCCAGTCCAAAGACAATGCCATTCGTGCTGTCGACCATCAGCGTACGTTGATGTACTGGCATATCGGCAAGCGTATCTTTGAAGAAGAACAGCAAGGAAAGGATAGGGCTGATTATGGAAAATATCTTACAAAGTATCTAGCCAAGGCGCTAGAACCTGAATTTGGTAGTGGATTTTCGCGAAGGCAGATTGAGTTGTTTAGACAGTTTTATCGCGTTTTTCCAATTGCGAACGCACTGCGTTCGCAATTGAGCTGGACACAATACAGGTTGTTGATGCGGCTTGACTTGGACGAACAACGAGAATTCTATATGGCTGAAACCATCAAAAATAACTGGACATCACGGCAGCTGGAAAGACAGGTTTTTATTAATTTATATGAACGTCTGCTGCTTAGCAACGATAAGGAAAGTGTATTGGCTGTCGCAAAAAAGGAAAAGATGCCCTCTGATGCCAAATAG
- a CDS encoding TlpA family protein disulfide reductase, whose amino-acid sequence MFSLSAQTPRKDSGADGPFQALQIGSTLPQAAIEQISTQNNKCHKQLYILDFWTTWCGGCLASFPHLGSLQRKFKADIQIILLNAEETQESAKARLQKIAKNNPALKVPELPQVYNARLFDSLFPHLSVPHHIWLDRDFKVIAITSSENTNEKNINSYLKTHRIDLPTKFELMDFEEDQSLLYEGDGRQQNLLIGYSLLLDSIYGAPSLFKLSKKGTPSLRVVNRSLLDLFKIAYGMINNQWASNPFRSSANIELNSRPLESVESKDIPASLYRKYCYENKTVNSDNSVYTVMQQDLKRFFDINASVQVISVNGWMLEKGSAQQAIKYEKGHVFKSISLLQSYLNEAYAAIGPFDNGGQGDAAIEIVLPRKALSKEELFISLKQQGVICKPTQVKKQILQLTYKD is encoded by the coding sequence ATGTTTAGTTTATCGGCTCAGACGCCCCGCAAGGATAGCGGGGCCGATGGGCCTTTTCAAGCGTTGCAAATAGGATCTACTTTGCCTCAGGCGGCCATTGAACAGATCTCGACTCAAAATAATAAATGTCATAAGCAGCTTTATATCCTCGACTTTTGGACTACTTGGTGTGGTGGATGCTTGGCCTCATTTCCTCATCTTGGTTCATTGCAACGTAAGTTCAAGGCTGATATTCAGATCATATTATTGAATGCCGAGGAAACGCAAGAAAGTGCGAAAGCTCGCCTTCAAAAGATCGCTAAGAACAATCCCGCATTAAAAGTTCCGGAACTTCCTCAGGTCTATAACGCACGATTGTTTGACAGCTTATTTCCGCACCTCTCGGTACCTCATCACATTTGGCTGGACCGTGATTTTAAAGTAATCGCAATTACAAGCAGTGAAAATACCAATGAAAAGAATATAAACAGTTACCTCAAAACCCATCGGATAGATCTGCCTACAAAGTTTGAATTGATGGATTTCGAGGAAGATCAGTCTTTGCTTTATGAGGGCGATGGACGGCAGCAAAATTTATTGATCGGGTATTCGCTGTTATTAGATTCCATCTATGGTGCACCTTCATTATTTAAGCTTTCCAAAAAAGGAACGCCTTCCCTACGTGTGGTCAATCGAAGCTTATTAGATCTGTTTAAGATTGCTTATGGCATGATCAATAATCAATGGGCATCCAATCCATTTCGGTCTTCCGCCAATATTGAACTTAATAGTAGACCTTTAGAGAGCGTAGAGAGTAAAGATATTCCCGCGTCGCTGTACAGGAAGTATTGCTACGAAAATAAGACTGTCAACAGCGACAATTCTGTCTATACGGTAATGCAGCAGGATCTAAAGCGATTTTTTGACATCAATGCGAGCGTACAGGTTATTTCTGTTAATGGATGGATGCTGGAGAAAGGTTCTGCTCAGCAGGCGATTAAATACGAAAAGGGACATGTATTTAAAAGTATTAGTCTGCTGCAATCTTATCTTAATGAAGCTTATGCTGCAATAGGCCCATTTGATAACGGAGGGCAAGGAGATGCGGCAATCGAAATCGTGCTACCACGAAAAGCATTGAGTAAGGAAGAACTCTTCATTAGCCTAAAGCAACAGGGGGTGATCTGTAAACCTACTCAAGTCAAGAAGCAGATCCTGCAACTAACCTATAAAGACTAA
- a CDS encoding S41 family peptidase → MKSNNLFIFLIVFLTAVATPVFSQQNFNFSFDQPITAPWFKIGDTTVFKSSIDQNIYYRGKGALRIESIKKNSAFGGIMMWLPSNLKGDSIEVSAMIKRENIIAGSYVSMMLQIDPKVFFDNMANRQMNGTKNWENIKLKTKLVPNQTEGISIAFFLSGEGKMWVDDVLITVDGKDITKEAGMFVPFAKGISEPASSGISDFNPTPKIDRRLVDLGRIWGFLKYRHPAVAQGKYDWDQQLFKSINAVIMAKDNKSVEAHYAALLDSLGATANYAKPQLENVVHEVDYSWIDELPFNDGLKDKLRRVRYSSFDQHHYFDFANGIGNVLFKNEKKYENVFSADVGFRLLTLFRFWNMIEYFSPYKHLTDPKWEAVLKAAVPEMILSRDDRSYGLSLLKIIAQVKDAHTGLWSTPKGLINYYGKYRMPIEIRIIEGKAVVTKVFESEQSGDQLSIGDVLISKEHKKIEEIRDSLWAYMSTPNEAVANRDLARKLVTSNSELVPCEIVRDGEPITVNIVAMSASQIKPAPKDTVAFKMLDNNILYINHSLLRGKMITDNRVNWSKVKGIVIDDRNYPGDFLVFKLTPLLLTKPTDFVRFTSTSLQYPGTFVMSSPLQVGENANDCYQGKVAILVNEDTQSSAEYHVMAYQAASHVKVFGSQTAGADGNVSSIDLPGNQRTMLSGLGVYYPDQRETQRVGIKIDEIVKPSIKGIREGKDEVMEKALEYLNK, encoded by the coding sequence ATGAAATCTAACAACCTATTTATTTTCCTTATTGTTTTTCTAACAGCAGTAGCCACTCCTGTCTTTAGTCAACAAAATTTTAACTTTTCATTTGATCAACCGATTACTGCTCCATGGTTCAAGATAGGCGATACGACGGTTTTTAAAAGTAGTATAGACCAAAATATATATTATCGTGGAAAAGGGGCGCTCCGGATTGAAAGTATAAAAAAGAACAGCGCTTTCGGGGGAATTATGATGTGGTTACCATCAAATTTAAAGGGCGATTCCATTGAAGTGTCTGCGATGATCAAACGTGAGAATATCATCGCGGGGTCTTATGTGTCGATGATGTTACAGATCGATCCCAAAGTCTTTTTCGACAATATGGCTAACCGCCAAATGAATGGGACCAAAAACTGGGAAAATATTAAGCTGAAAACTAAATTGGTTCCAAACCAGACGGAAGGGATATCCATTGCATTTTTTCTTTCTGGAGAGGGTAAGATGTGGGTTGATGATGTGCTCATCACTGTAGATGGTAAGGATATTACGAAGGAAGCGGGAATGTTTGTGCCATTTGCGAAAGGAATCAGTGAACCTGCAAGTTCGGGGATATCTGACTTTAATCCTACGCCCAAGATTGATCGACGCTTGGTGGATCTGGGGAGAATATGGGGTTTCCTGAAATATAGACATCCCGCTGTGGCGCAAGGGAAGTATGATTGGGATCAACAGTTATTTAAGTCTATAAATGCTGTTATTATGGCAAAAGATAATAAATCTGTTGAGGCACATTATGCTGCGCTGTTAGACAGTCTCGGTGCCACGGCCAACTATGCCAAGCCACAGCTTGAAAATGTGGTTCATGAGGTAGATTACAGCTGGATCGATGAGCTTCCATTTAATGATGGTCTCAAGGATAAATTAAGACGTGTTCGTTATAGTAGTTTTGATCAGCATCATTATTTTGATTTTGCTAATGGTATAGGCAATGTCCTTTTTAAGAATGAAAAAAAATACGAAAATGTATTTTCAGCGGACGTAGGATTTCGTTTATTGACGCTTTTTCGCTTTTGGAATATGATCGAGTATTTTTCTCCTTATAAACACCTGACGGATCCGAAATGGGAAGCGGTTTTAAAAGCAGCTGTGCCCGAAATGATCCTTAGTCGGGATGATCGTTCTTATGGACTTTCACTTCTCAAGATAATAGCCCAGGTTAAAGATGCACATACTGGACTTTGGAGCACGCCGAAAGGGCTGATAAATTATTATGGCAAGTACCGTATGCCAATAGAGATCCGAATAATAGAGGGAAAAGCCGTGGTGACTAAAGTCTTTGAGAGTGAGCAATCTGGAGATCAACTTAGCATAGGAGATGTGCTCATCAGTAAGGAGCATAAAAAGATTGAAGAAATCAGAGATTCACTATGGGCTTATATGAGCACACCGAATGAAGCTGTGGCCAACCGCGATCTTGCTAGAAAGCTTGTGACAAGCAATAGCGAGCTTGTACCCTGTGAAATAGTGCGTGATGGCGAACCTATTACAGTAAATATTGTTGCGATGTCTGCTAGCCAAATTAAACCTGCGCCAAAAGATACTGTAGCTTTTAAGATGCTGGATAATAATATTCTATATATTAATCATAGTTTATTGCGTGGTAAAATGATTACAGATAATAGGGTAAACTGGAGTAAGGTAAAAGGTATTGTGATTGATGACCGCAATTATCCCGGTGATTTTTTAGTGTTCAAGCTTACACCCTTGTTGTTGACCAAGCCTACTGATTTCGTTCGTTTTACCAGTACGAGTCTTCAATATCCTGGAACTTTTGTAATGAGCAGCCCATTACAAGTTGGGGAGAATGCCAATGATTGTTATCAAGGTAAGGTGGCTATTCTGGTCAATGAGGATACGCAGAGTTCTGCGGAATATCATGTGATGGCTTATCAGGCAGCTTCTCATGTTAAGGTTTTCGGATCACAGACAGCGGGTGCTGATGGCAATGTCAGTTCCATTGATTTACCAGGTAATCAAAGGACAATGCTTTCGGGACTGGGTGTATATTACCCTGATCAGCGTGAAACTCAGCGTGTCGGTATTAAAATTGATGAAATTGTCAAGCCGAGTATAAAGGGGATTCGCGAAGGTAAGGATGAGGTGATGGAAAAAGCATTGGAGTATTTAAATAAATGA
- a CDS encoding GNAT family N-acetyltransferase has translation MTSRKTKIQNTTFPAISFDKILFFHKARTERGISAFECSFLLGKHNFFIRDAENPFKSTLIDAEDSVHLGKVFSLRDYNPKTSQFDLYKLEVEEQKINRKESKWLIAIKNDGAPSDPIEIMVEDKEAELETTLSLSAYENVQSFFRELIANGYFDSTRTALEIFNTFRNHDEFGSEFHPRYLIQNIRYFLNKKSGEPILDNSRTNLFSRRLFFKPLDFAIENKSGAISESFSSIGINTFKQASEWVSHLDYKRNRDKNNKLVLFEELCGTCSTKHALLKRLADENGNQNLKLILGIFNMNGRNTPAIKGVLDKYNLKYVPEAHNYLRTNNYMLDFTGISVNETKFELDLLDEIEIDPDQITDYKVQYHKDFLSGWIKDNKIPYTLDELWKIREECIRAITLAQLELHTERLHLRPFKREDGAMMYALNDDTEVLQYTGDIQFADISAAEEFLSNYDQYEKHGVGRMIVTLKETGEILGWCGLKYHTASDEYDIGYRFFKKYWHMGFATESAKVVLEDGFTRLNIKRIVGRARVENIASIRIFDKLGLKYVKSFMEDGHSWVLYAVYKD, from the coding sequence ATGACCTCAAGAAAAACAAAAATCCAGAACACTACTTTTCCTGCCATCTCATTTGACAAGATTTTATTCTTTCATAAGGCCAGAACAGAAAGGGGAATCTCCGCTTTTGAGTGTTCATTTTTATTAGGCAAACATAATTTTTTCATAAGGGATGCTGAAAATCCCTTTAAATCCACCTTGATTGATGCAGAGGACAGCGTTCACCTCGGTAAAGTATTTTCTTTAAGAGATTATAATCCGAAAACAAGCCAGTTTGACCTGTACAAGCTTGAGGTGGAAGAACAGAAGATTAATAGAAAGGAATCAAAGTGGCTAATCGCCATCAAAAATGATGGCGCCCCGTCCGATCCTATTGAAATAATGGTGGAGGATAAGGAAGCCGAATTAGAGACCACCCTCTCGCTAAGCGCATATGAAAATGTGCAGTCTTTCTTTAGAGAACTAATTGCTAACGGCTATTTCGACTCGACCAGAACAGCATTGGAAATATTTAATACTTTCAGAAACCACGATGAATTTGGCTCTGAATTTCATCCAAGATATTTGATCCAAAATATCCGCTACTTCCTCAATAAAAAATCCGGAGAGCCCATTCTTGACAATAGCCGAACGAATTTGTTTTCGAGACGACTATTTTTCAAACCCTTAGATTTTGCTATAGAAAATAAAAGTGGGGCAATCTCCGAATCGTTCAGTAGCATTGGAATAAACACATTCAAGCAAGCTAGCGAATGGGTGAGTCACCTTGATTATAAACGCAACCGTGATAAGAATAACAAGCTTGTCCTATTTGAAGAATTATGTGGTACTTGCAGTACGAAACATGCTCTCTTAAAGCGATTAGCTGATGAGAATGGGAATCAAAACCTTAAACTCATACTCGGAATTTTCAACATGAATGGTAGGAATACTCCCGCTATAAAAGGTGTCTTGGATAAATATAACTTGAAATATGTTCCAGAAGCTCATAACTATCTTCGAACCAACAATTATATGTTGGACTTTACCGGAATTAGTGTTAATGAAACCAAATTTGAACTAGACCTGCTAGATGAAATAGAAATCGATCCAGATCAAATCACGGACTACAAAGTCCAATATCACAAGGACTTTCTATCTGGTTGGATCAAAGACAATAAGATCCCCTACACTTTGGACGAACTTTGGAAAATTCGGGAGGAATGTATACGCGCCATCACACTGGCGCAGCTTGAGCTGCACACCGAGCGATTACACCTCCGCCCTTTCAAGAGAGAGGATGGCGCCATGATGTATGCACTAAACGATGATACTGAAGTACTGCAATATACGGGCGATATACAGTTTGCGGATATATCGGCAGCAGAAGAATTTCTGTCAAACTATGACCAGTATGAGAAACATGGTGTTGGCCGTATGATCGTGACATTAAAAGAAACTGGCGAGATATTGGGCTGGTGTGGGCTTAAGTATCATACAGCGTCGGACGAATACGATATCGGCTATCGTTTTTTCAAAAAGTATTGGCATATGGGATTTGCTACCGAAAGCGCCAAAGTTGTCCTGGAGGACGGATTTACAAGGTTAAATATCAAACGAATCGTCGGCAGAGCCCGTGTAGAAAACATAGCTTCAATTCGTATATTTGACAAACTAGGCCTGAAATATGTAAAAAGTTTCATGGAGGATGGACACAGCTGGGTGCTGTATGCGGTGTACAAAGATTGA
- a CDS encoding Rpn family recombination-promoting nuclease/putative transposase — protein sequence MGRTSRRIDDPLWKAVLEQTFVHFLQFMFPEADGVFDFSRPFDYLDKEFESLFPPEANGKGVRYVDKLVKVFLKEGGEQFVLCHIEVQSSKSNGDLAKRMFQYFYRISDRYKVPVTAIAILADGNKSYRPRVYIQQFMGTTLRYDFNSYKILDQDESALRANANPFSVVVLTALLAILHKNITDAQLKDIKHDLYEEMMAREMDKQTRQGLYDFLAYYVSFDNQDSLIIFEQELKEKLGRSNTMGTREYLLDKAEKQGIEKGKVEGEREKAIAIALEFKKMGLPVVDIAKGTGLSVEDIEKL from the coding sequence ATGGGTAGAACATCGAGGAGGATAGATGATCCCTTGTGGAAAGCAGTTTTAGAGCAGACGTTTGTTCATTTTTTGCAATTTATGTTTCCTGAAGCGGATGGTGTTTTTGATTTCAGTCGGCCTTTCGATTACCTGGACAAGGAATTTGAAAGCCTCTTTCCGCCGGAAGCCAATGGTAAAGGTGTGCGTTATGTGGACAAACTTGTCAAAGTGTTTCTTAAAGAAGGTGGCGAGCAGTTTGTATTGTGTCATATAGAAGTGCAGAGCAGCAAGAGTAATGGGGATCTTGCTAAACGGATGTTTCAATATTTTTATAGGATATCTGATCGATATAAGGTACCCGTTACGGCTATTGCGATTTTGGCGGATGGAAATAAGAGCTACCGTCCCAGGGTATATATCCAACAGTTTATGGGAACAACGTTGCGGTATGATTTTAACAGCTACAAAATATTGGATCAGGACGAGTCGGCATTGCGTGCGAATGCCAATCCCTTTTCTGTTGTTGTACTGACAGCATTACTGGCCATATTGCACAAGAATATTACGGACGCTCAGCTTAAGGATATCAAACATGACCTGTATGAGGAGATGATGGCACGAGAGATGGATAAGCAGACACGTCAGGGCTTGTATGACTTTTTAGCCTACTATGTAAGCTTTGATAATCAGGATAGTTTGATTATCTTTGAACAAGAATTAAAGGAAAAATTAGGAAGGAGCAACACCATGGGCACTCGCGAATACTTATTGGATAAAGCAGAAAAACAAGGGATCGAAAAAGGGAAAGTTGAAGGCGAACGTGAAAAAGCTATCGCTATTGCTTTAGAATTCAAGAAGATGGGTCTTCCTGTGGTGGATATCGCTAAAGGAACTGGGCTTTCTGTTGAAGATATCGAAAAGCTGTAG